In Phycisphaerae bacterium, the DNA window ATACGCGAGCCGGCAAGCCAGCTAAGCACCAGGTTCTGTGCCATTTGCGTGTGCGGACCGGCGGCCGGGCCGACAGGTGTGCCTGCCGGGTTCTCATGGAATCGCACCGACAGGTTCGGTCCGTCTGGATCGGGCGTCCACCATTTGCGTCGGGGCAGAAGGAATACCGCATCGTCACTTCGCAGTTCCAGCACCACTCGGTGGACAAGTTCCGAAAATGGCGCGGGCACAAGTTCGGCCATGTTGTGGCGCCTCCGCGCAGAATGAAACGCCATGCGCACCGTGGCGCATTCGGCGCTGGTCGCAGATCAGGTCGACTCGGACGAGTCCTCGATCAATCTCTCAGTATGAGACGATCATTCTGACCAGTTCGTCCGATCAGGCCGCGCAGCCGAAGATCGCATCGAAGGCAGCGCTCACATCCGGAATGGTCGCACCGAAAAATCCGTAGATGTTGTTGGCCAGAAACTGCGGCAGAAGGAAAAACAGGTCGATCAGCGTGCAGAGAAAGCTCATTAAAATTCTCCTTGGTCATGTACTGGGCCGCGAAACCGCTAAAGGTTGCAGCCGAAAATGGAACCAATCCCGTATGTCAGGTCGGGCGAATTCAGCCCGATGAGATCGTAAACGAAGTCGATCACCGCCTGCGGCAGCCCGAAGAAAAGACTCACAAGCGTGCAGAAGATTGTCATGCTCAAGCTCCCCGGAGGTCGAATCCAAGGCACGCGGTCAATGACTGAATCGGCGGATTGACGTCGTCAATCTGAGATCGCGCACGGTTCTTGCTAAATCCCCGCAGGTCGTGCCGGCATACGGCACGGACTCTCAGATGCGATCAGAATCCGCAGGTGAAGATATCGCCGATCAATCGCAGGAAGTTCGGGCTTGCGATATTGAACAGGTCGAAAATCCACCCGGTAAAGAAGTCGAAGACGCGCTGAGGCGTCGACAGGAAGAGATTTAACAGGAAACAGATGCCGCCTTCTGCATTGTTCATCGTGATGGTCTCCGTGATTACAGTCGTCGGTTTGACCGGCGATTATAACCGGCCAGGTCGCCGATTGTGAATCGCATATCCTCCTCGGGTCTTCGATGCACCCCCGATTCCCCGACCCGCTACGATCGTCGAGCCCCGGCCCGATTTACTTGAGCGGGCCGACAACCGCTTCCACCGCGGAAAGGGCGTCCTGCCTGCGAAGGATCGCCAGCGATTCGGCGATGTCACTGCGGAATTCGCGGTCCTCCTCCGCGTGCGAAATTGTCTTGCGAATGGTCTCGAGCGCGATTCGCGGTCCGATGCCCGGCTGAGTCGGCAATCGAAAATCCAGCGCCTGGGCGGAGCAGAGCATCTCAATCGCGAGGACCGTTTCCGCATTTTCCAGAACCTGCCGACACTTCAGCGCGCTCGTCGCGCCCATGCTGACATGATCTTCCTGCCCAAGGCTGCTCGGAATCGAGTCAATGCTCGCCGGCGTGCAGAGCACCTTGCATTCGTTGACCAGCGCGGCCGCCGTGTACTGCGGGATCATGAAGCCGCTGTTAAGTCCCGTATCCTTCATCAGAAGCGGCGGTAGGCCATCCGGCCCATGAAGCAGCATGTAAGTCCGCCGTTCCGAAATGTTTGCCCACTCAGAAAGCGCCATCGCAAGATGATCGAGCGCCAACGCCAGTGGCTCGCCGTGAAACAGCCCGCCGCTGATGAACTCCTCATCAACCAGCACCGGGTTGTCCGTGACGCTGTTGAGCTCAATCTCAACCGTCGCGGCCGCCTGTCGAACCACATCCCGGCAGGCGCCGTGAACGGGCGGGATGCACCGAAGACTATAAGGGTCCTGCACCTTGTCGCAGTTCGCGTGCGATTTGAGTATCTCGCTGTCAGCCATCAGGCGTCGAACATTTTCCGCCGTCTCAAGAATGCCGGGGTGTGGGCGCAAACTGACGAGCTCCGCTCGAAACGGCGCCAGGCTGCCCTGATAGGCTTCCAGCGAAAGCGTCGCGATGAGGTCCGCATGTCTGGCCAGGCGACGCGCGCGAACGATCACCTCTGCCGCGTACGCCAGCATAAACTGTGTGCCGTTGATCAGCGCGAGTCCGTCCTTGGGTCCGAGTGAAGCCGGGGCGATGCGGTTGCGTTGCATGGCCGCCTGGGCTGATACGACCTCGCCGTGTTCGATCACCTCGCCTCGGTTGATGAGCGGCAGGACAAGGTGCGCAAGCGGCGCCAGATCGCCGCTTGCACCGAGAGAGCCGCGTGTCGGAACAACGGGCAGTAAGTCATGGTTCAATAGGTCGACCAGGCATCGCACGCAATCCGGGCTGATCGCGCTGGCTCCGGCGAGCAGCGCGTTCGCCTTCAGAAGCAGCATCCACCGAACGATCTCCGGCGGCGCCGGCGGACCGACACCGACCGCGTGCGAAACGATCAGGTTTTGCTGCAGGCGTGCGAGATCGTCCGAACTGATGCGGACATTGCATAACTTTCCGAACCCCGTATTGATTCCGTAGATGGATCGTCCCGTGGAGATCAACCGTTCGGCAATCTCCCGCGCGGAGTTCAGGCGTCCCATGGCCGCGTTCGAAATTGTGACGACCAGGGGCCTGCCCAGGCACGCATCGAGGTCATCGAGTGAGATCGGAGCGTCACCGATCGTGAGCGGCCGGGGCGACGGTGCTGCGACATCGGACCTGGGAATCATGGTTGGCCAGTATAGCATCGGGCGTGCGGCCGGGCACGGTCGAATGCTTGCGCCGGCGCTTGGCGGAACCACGGTTTCGGAGACGGTGATGAGTGGATCCCATGTCGCAAGCCGCGTTTCCGGGGAGCATACGGAGGGAATATCGCTCGCTTCCGTCGGCGGTCGCCTCGGCTTGACAGGCGTCCGACGCCGGACGTATAAGGCGCGTTGGGGAGCCGCTCCGAGGCGGCTTCCGCGACGTCCGACAAGGGTGATGTTTTCTGTCGCGCCTATGCGCGGCGTGGATTCAGATAGATAGCTTGGACCGCATTCGAGGAGTGATGCGATGATCAACGATGCGCTGATGTTGGCCCAGGGCATGTTCGTGATGGAGTGGTATAGCTGGGTTGGTCTCGTTGGGATTATTGTTGTCCTGGTGGGCTACAAGATTTACAAGAACAAGACCATGTCCTGAGCGACGATCCCGTCTTTTTCACCATTCGATCGTAGCCCGATCTCGCTTTTAGGTCGGGGCCGTGGAGGCTTTGATTCCGTCGGATCGCTTCGATCGGCGGGCTACTCCGTTTCATTTCGACATGTCCCGATTGCTCGGCGGATTCCTCGCCGGTTGAACCGCGTCGATCAGGCTGGCTACTTCGTCTCATCATGGGCAAACCGCGCGAGTGGGCATCCGTCACACCGCGCCGTGGGGCCGCAATGCCGTTTTCCCACGGCAACGATTAGCGCGTGATATTCATTGAAAAGCTTCACATCCGGGCGAACGTTCTTTTCAAAGAGTGCCTGGAGCGCAGCGTAGTCGTGCGATTCGCCGATGAGCCCATGACGCCGTGCGATTCGGCCTGTATATGCGTCAACCACGAATGAAGGCCGGTCAAGCGCATAAAGCAGAATCGAGTCCGCTGTTTCCGGCCCGATCCCGTTGATCTCGAGCAGAGCCGCACGAAGCTCGGCCGATGGAACGTCGCGAAGGCCTTCAAGCCGCCCACCGTAACGCAGCCAGAGCCACTCCACGAAATTCTTCAGCCGTCGCGCCTTGAGGTTGTGATACCCCGCCGACCGGATGATCGGAGCCAGTTCGTCCGTCGGAATATCGTGCAACCGGCGCCAGTCGATCAGCCCGGCGGAGCGCATCGCGACAATCGCCTTCTCGACGTTCTTCCAGCTTGTGTTCTGCGTGAGGATCGCGCCGATTACGATCTCATTGGGAGACTCCCCGGGCCACCAGTGCTGCGGTCCGTACGCCTCATACAGCGCGTCGAATATTCGTTCGACGGTGGTCCGAACATTCCTCCTCGAGCGGGTGTTGTCATGCCTCGATGATTGAAGGTTGCGTCGCGCCATTGAATGGCACAGAATTCTACCGTCGGCTGTCCGGGAGCACACGGAAGTGCGATGCGAACGTGGGCGAAATTGAGAATCCGGACCTGCCCGGGATATTCGCTTCGCCGAATCCCGCCCCGTCCGGAATCTGAAATGCAGGTCCACCGTGTTTCGGCCGAACTGCGTGGGCATGCCTGACGCAGTGAACTTCCTCGGCAAACACCCATGCCGACTCTTGATGGAGCAAGATGCGAAAGCGAGTGACGAAGCGCACACCCCCGAAGACTCAGGCACGCCGAACCCGGCGTACGCGCTCCGAGCTATCCAGTGCTTATCTGGATG includes these proteins:
- the hutH gene encoding histidine ammonia-lyase, with protein sequence MIPRSDVAAPSPRPLTIGDAPISLDDLDACLGRPLVVTISNAAMGRLNSAREIAERLISTGRSIYGINTGFGKLCNVRISSDDLARLQQNLIVSHAVGVGPPAPPEIVRWMLLLKANALLAGASAISPDCVRCLVDLLNHDLLPVVPTRGSLGASGDLAPLAHLVLPLINRGEVIEHGEVVSAQAAMQRNRIAPASLGPKDGLALINGTQFMLAYAAEVIVRARRLARHADLIATLSLEAYQGSLAPFRAELVSLRPHPGILETAENVRRLMADSEILKSHANCDKVQDPYSLRCIPPVHGACRDVVRQAAATVEIELNSVTDNPVLVDEEFISGGLFHGEPLALALDHLAMALSEWANISERRTYMLLHGPDGLPPLLMKDTGLNSGFMIPQYTAAALVNECKVLCTPASIDSIPSSLGQEDHVSMGATSALKCRQVLENAETVLAIEMLCSAQALDFRLPTQPGIGPRIALETIRKTISHAEEDREFRSDIAESLAILRRQDALSAVEAVVGPLK
- a CDS encoding endonuclease III domain-containing protein — its product is MARRNLQSSRHDNTRSRRNVRTTVERIFDALYEAYGPQHWWPGESPNEIVIGAILTQNTSWKNVEKAIVAMRSAGLIDWRRLHDIPTDELAPIIRSAGYHNLKARRLKNFVEWLWLRYGGRLEGLRDVPSAELRAALLEINGIGPETADSILLYALDRPSFVVDAYTGRIARRHGLIGESHDYAALQALFEKNVRPDVKLFNEYHALIVAVGKRHCGPTARCDGCPLARFAHDETK